The Kozakia baliensis genome includes a region encoding these proteins:
- the rfbB gene encoding dTDP-glucose 4,6-dehydratase, with the protein MRILLTGGCGFIGSAVIRHLINSTQHSVLNVDCMTYAASEDTVGAVAQSDRYEHARANIVNGVEMQHLFDTYRPDAVMHLAAESHVDRSIDGPGVFIQTNVVGTYSLLEAARKYWQELDADQQKAFRFHHISTDEVFGHLEVNDPPFTEATPYDPRSPYSASKASSDHLVRAWHETYGLPTFVTNTTNNYGIWHFPEKLIPLVTINAIEGKELPVYGKGENIRDWLFVEDHAEALVKAVEVGVPGETYAIGARQPRTNLDVVKTICAVLDELVPDPAGPRERLIRYVTDRPGHDFRYEIDPSHAEQALDWKAKHDFETGIRRTVQWYLDNRAWWEGIRARRYTGQRLGTKA; encoded by the coding sequence ATGCGAATACTTTTAACGGGTGGTTGCGGGTTTATTGGTTCCGCTGTTATCCGACATTTAATTAATTCGACGCAACATAGCGTGCTCAACGTTGATTGCATGACTTACGCCGCGTCGGAAGATACGGTTGGCGCGGTTGCGCAGAGCGATCGTTATGAGCATGCGCGCGCCAATATCGTGAACGGCGTGGAAATGCAGCATCTGTTCGACACGTATCGCCCGGATGCGGTGATGCATCTGGCGGCGGAAAGCCATGTGGATCGCTCCATCGACGGGCCGGGCGTGTTCATCCAGACCAACGTGGTGGGCACCTATTCCCTCCTGGAGGCTGCGCGCAAATATTGGCAGGAACTGGACGCCGACCAGCAGAAGGCGTTCCGTTTCCACCATATCTCCACCGACGAGGTGTTCGGGCATCTGGAAGTGAACGACCCGCCGTTCACTGAGGCGACGCCTTACGATCCGCGCAGCCCCTATTCGGCGTCCAAGGCGTCGTCGGATCATCTGGTGCGGGCCTGGCACGAGACTTATGGCCTGCCGACATTCGTCACCAATACCACGAACAATTACGGCATCTGGCATTTCCCCGAGAAGTTGATCCCGCTGGTGACGATCAACGCGATCGAGGGCAAGGAATTGCCGGTCTATGGCAAGGGCGAGAACATCCGCGACTGGCTGTTCGTCGAAGACCATGCCGAGGCGCTGGTCAAGGCGGTGGAAGTCGGCGTGCCGGGCGAAACCTATGCCATCGGCGCGCGTCAGCCGCGCACGAACTTGGATGTGGTGAAAACCATCTGCGCCGTGCTCGATGAGCTTGTGCCGGACCCGGCAGGACCGCGCGAGCGCCTGATCCGTTACGTGACGGACCGTCCCGGTCACGATTTCCGCTATGAGATCGACCCGAGCCATGCCGAGCAGGCGCTGGACTGGAAAGCCAAGCACGATTTCGAAACCGGCATCCGC